In Vicugna pacos chromosome 10, VicPac4, whole genome shotgun sequence, the following proteins share a genomic window:
- the IGF2 gene encoding insulin-like growth factor 2 isoform X2, translating into MPVGIPMEKSVLVLLAFLAFASCCFAAYRPSETLCGGELVDTLQFVCGDRGFYFSRPASRMSRRSRGIVEECCFRSCDLALLETYCATPAKSERDVSTPPTVLPDNFPRYPVGKFFQYDTWKQSAQRLRRGLPALLRARRGRTLAKELEVFREAKRHRPLIALPNQDPAAHGGASPEAPSNRK; encoded by the exons ATGCCAGTGGGGATCCCGATGGAGAAGTCGGTGCTGGTGCTGCTCGCCTTCTTGGCCTTCGCCTCGTGCTGCTTCGCTGCTTACCGCCCCAGTGAGACTCTGTGCGGCGGGGAGCTGGTGGACACCCTCCAGTTTGTCTGTGGGGACCGCGGCTTCTACTTCA GCCGGCCCGCAAGCCGCATGAGCCGCCGCAGCCGTGGCATCGTGGAAGAATGCTGCTTCCGCAGCTGCGACCTGGCCCTGCTGGAGACCTACTGTGCCACCCCCGCCAAGTCCGAGAGGGACGTGTCGACCCCTCCGACCGTGCTTCCG GACAACTTCCCCAGATACCCCGTGGGCAAATTCTTCCAATATGACACCTGGAAGCAGTCCGCCCAACGCCTGCGCAGgggcctgcctgccctcctgcgtGCCCGCCGGGGTCGCACGCTCGCCAAGGAGCTGGAGGTGTTCAGAGAGGCCAAGCGTCACCGTCCCCTGATCGCCTTGCCCAACCAGGACCCTGCCGCCCACGGGGGTGCCTCTCCCGAGGCGCCCAGCAATCGGAAGTGA